The Ictalurus punctatus breed USDA103 chromosome 17, Coco_2.0, whole genome shotgun sequence sequence atttatttttattttttaacatttaaagtttacagtagagaaagaaaaacatgcttAGCCCCCTAAAAAGTAATGCAATAGAGAATAGAGTGTATATACTTAAAGAAACAACCATCTTGCAGTTGAACATGGTGGTATTCTAGGCcataaaaacaatatatatttgctaattaaaaatgtaaaacatttcaaaccTGGAAAAAAACGTTACTTGAAAAAGTGACAGCAGTGCTCTAACATGACTCATGCATGACCCATGCATAAACTGAAATAGCCAGACAGGTACAAGCATTGGTGTTTTGTATAATTTGGCTGTGCAATTTTATCTTTCTTACACAAAATTACAGTAGTCTGCATTTCCATTTAATAAAgaatctttgtttttatttggttgaacatttttttctgtctgattAATCATTTTCAACTAATTACATTGCATATTGTAGTTGATAAACCTAAATTTAATAAGACATAGCAGGCACAGATTCATGTTTTcctgcattttaaaatgttactgaTGTTACTAAATGTAATTACAATTGAAAACAAATTGGATAAGATAATTTTCTTTAGGTTAAAATACCTTTTCTATTTACCCTCACCTGTCTTTGCtttaattttttcattaatgtgtcCTTAATTTCTTTGGTCCTAAAGCAGTATATGAGTGGATTAATGAGGGCAGGAAAAAGACTGTACATCATTATCATTGCAGTATAGAGGTTTGTTTCAAAACGTAATCCAACAGAAAATGTCACATACACAAAACTTCTGGGGAGATAGTACAGGCAGATGATAAATAGTTGTGGAGTACATGTTAAAAAGGCTTTATAGCGTCCATCTTTATTTGAGATTTTCATGACTGAAATAATGATGGCCACATAAgaaaatatgatataaaataaagGACCCCACAGTACAGTCATAGCTATGGTAAAACTAGTGGCTTTTATGGCTGTTATGTCTGCACATGCTAGATTACTTATTGAAATATAGTCACAGTAGCAGTGACGTATAATATTTGGGCCACAGTAAGGCACACTAAGGGTATATGCAGTAATTGCACCAAGAATGAGGAGGTTTCCTATCCAAAGCACTGAACAAAGAATCACAATAGTGGTGTGTGTAATCAGAACTGGATATCTCAATGGGTTACATATGGCAACAAATCTATCAAGGGCCATTAATGCCATAAGAAATGAGGTGCAAGTCCCAAAATAATGGACAAAATACATTTGTGTAAAACAACCATTGAATGAAATGATCTCTGACATCCAGTACTTAGCAATGATTCTGGGCAGAGTTGTAGTTCCAAATCCAAGATCTGATATTGCAAGATTACAGAAGATGATATATGTTGGCTTCTGAAGACTTTTTTCACTTGCCACAAATACAAGGATGAAAACGTTCCCAGATGCCAGCATCAgataaatgaagaagaaaaaggttCCTACCAATCCATAATACTTAGCAGGAATTCCTGTGAATCCTTCAAGGACAAATTCAGGAATATTGGTCGTGCTGTTTTTGTACAGTGTTTCAGTATAGATAGACATCTGACAAAAAAGAGCATAATTGTTTACCATATATTTTACACAAGACTACAGTTAAAAAATCTTTCttggtttaaaatgaatttttcatttagtgaaatcatatatgtatatgtggaagatacaaaatataataaagataTATAAAAGATACTGTATCCACAACACTTGAATCATACCTTCCCTAAATTTTGATCCAGGCTCTTACAAAGCTGCCCACAGACTGAGGGATGGGCCTTTTAATCCCTCACTGTTGAGGCTTTGCGCATACTTTTGACGTAATTATTTGTATCTGACCATACCTTTTGCAAGTAAACCCACTTGCTTTACATATTCAGACCGCATGATTCCTAGATACAGTATGCACTATGATTTCGAGCCACTACCTTTCCAAAAATATTCAGCATTCTTATTAACAAAGAACAACTATTTTGATTAAATATCTGTCACAGTAGGGTACAGCTAACTTTGCTTTAAAATGCACATTTATCAACATATCCTCCTTTACTGTAGCTTTTTGACAGCTTGACATATTCAAGCTATTCTTTCAGGATGTTTTAGCAGATATGTTTTCTAATATATTCCAagcgtttttttctttctaatgaGCAGCATTTTGCATTTCCCTCAAGTTAGGCCCACAGAACTAATTTAACCATGAGGTTGAAGTGCTGTTACTTCGGAACATGTCTGAAAATATAAATCATCAGGCTCACCTATTCAGCATGTTTCTAAACACAGCTTGAATCTGAGGACATTTTTACACTTGGTCTGAATACTCGAC is a genomic window containing:
- the LOC128635260 gene encoding olfactory receptor 2AT4-like, with the protein product MSIYTETLYKNSTTNIPEFVLEGFTGIPAKYYGLVGTFFFFIYLMLASGNVFILVFVASEKSLQKPTYIIFCNLAISDLGFGTTTLPRIIAKYWMSEIISFNGCFTQMYFVHYFGTCTSFLMALMALDRFVAICNPLRYPVLITHTTIVILCSVLWIGNLLILGAITAYTLSVPYCGPNIIRHCYCDYISISNLACADITAIKATSFTIAMTVLWGPLFYIIFSYVAIIISVMKISNKDGRYKAFLTCTPQLFIICLYYLPRSFVYVTFSVGLRFETNLYTAMIMMYSLFPALINPLIYCFRTKEIKDTLMKKLKQRQVRVNRKGILT